The Chitinophagales bacterium genome includes the window AAAAATTTTACTTATTTGTTTTTTCAAATTTATATCCTAACCTATTTATAACTCTTAAGGACAGAGCTTCGTTTAGCTCTGTCTTTTATTATTTAGTTTGTGAGTCAAGTTTTGGAACGTGAATTAGTCATACAAGCCACTGATTTAGGATGTGATATAGCTCTGCTAGAAAATAAAGAGCTAGTAGAATTTCATCGTGAATCTCGTCAAACTACCCTCAATGTTGGGGACATCTATTGGGCACGGGTAAAAAAGATAATGCCCCCATTAAATGCTGTATTTATAGATATAGGAGAAGGCAAAGAGGCATTTTTACATTATACGGATTTAGGGGAGAAATTTTCTTCTTTTCGTGGATTTTTCAAGCGCGTAATTTCTAAAGAACAGCTAAAAATCGAGCGATTTCAACCTTTAGAGGAGTTTCCTAAGGATGGTAAAATTGGAGATTTTTTAGCAGTGAATGACTATCTAGCAGTTCAAATACTAAAAGAACCAATGAGCAGCAAGGGCGCACGGTTGTCTGCTGATTTATCTATTGCCGGTCGATATTTAGTATTGACCCCTTTTATGCCTCAGTCCAATATTTCTAAGAAAATTACGAATCCAGTTGAGAGAACCAGATTGAGAGAAATTACATCAAAGTTAACTATAAATAATATTGGAGTTATTATTCGAACGGTAGCCGAAGGAAAAACTGTAAAAGAACTTCATGAAGACTTTAATGAGCTATTGGAAATCTGGCAGACTATTTGTCAAAAAATAAGTCAAGCCAATGGCATAGTTAAACTTTTCGAAGAACAATCTAAATCTAATACTCTGCTTCGAGATATACTCAATGACAGTTTTACGAAAATTCATGTACATGGAGAAGAACTTTCCTCTAGTATTAAAACCTACGTAGAGAAAATAGCACCGGAAAAATCAGATATCATAAAGTCTTATACCCAAGAGTCCGTCTTTGAAGTTTTGAATCTGACGCCTAGAATAAAGTCCTCTTTCAACAAAATTATTCCATTGCCATCTGGAGGATATCTAATTATAGAGCAGACTGAAGCTATGTGTGTAATAGATGTCAATAGTGGTGTACATAAGGCTAAGAAAGATTTGTTAGAGAGTAATGAATCTATCCTAAAAACAAATTTAGAAGCAGCCAAAGAAATTGCCAGACAACTTCGTTTAAGAGATATTGGGGGTATCATCGTTATAGATTTTATAGATACCAAGGTGCAGGAAACCCGCGATACTATTTATGAAGGTATGATAGATTTTATGAGACCAGACAAAGCGAGTCACACTATTTTACCCTTATCAAAATTCTGCCTGATGCAGATAACACGCAGCCGGACTAAGCCACAAGAAAAAGTCATCACTAAAGAAGTTTGTCCTAGTTGCAAAGGCTCTGGTAAAGTGTCCAATGTCATTTTTATAACGGATCATATATTTAATAAGCTACAGAGTGTTTTGAAATTTGATAAACATATCACATTAACTGTACATCCTTATGTATATGCTTATTTGACTAAAGGATTAATTTCAGAAATTATCAAATGGCAATGGAAGCTAAAAACTTTCATTAAACTTCGAAAAAACTCTAGTCTAGGAGTGGTAGACTTTAATTTTACAGATAGTCAAGGTCAGGTCTTAGTTTTGTGAGATTGCTAGGATTTTAATATCTTATTTAGCTCAGTATTTTAATTTGTGTATTATATTTATATTCAAATTTTAAACATCGTATAATGAATAGCATAAAAAATAAGTTATTAGTTTTTTTGATTATTA containing:
- a CDS encoding Rne/Rng family ribonuclease, with the translated sequence MSQVLERELVIQATDLGCDIALLENKELVEFHRESRQTTLNVGDIYWARVKKIMPPLNAVFIDIGEGKEAFLHYTDLGEKFSSFRGFFKRVISKEQLKIERFQPLEEFPKDGKIGDFLAVNDYLAVQILKEPMSSKGARLSADLSIAGRYLVLTPFMPQSNISKKITNPVERTRLREITSKLTINNIGVIIRTVAEGKTVKELHEDFNELLEIWQTICQKISQANGIVKLFEEQSKSNTLLRDILNDSFTKIHVHGEELSSSIKTYVEKIAPEKSDIIKSYTQESVFEVLNLTPRIKSSFNKIIPLPSGGYLIIEQTEAMCVIDVNSGVHKAKKDLLESNESILKTNLEAAKEIARQLRLRDIGGIIVIDFIDTKVQETRDTIYEGMIDFMRPDKASHTILPLSKFCLMQITRSRTKPQEKVITKEVCPSCKGSGKVSNVIFITDHIFNKLQSVLKFDKHITLTVHPYVYAYLTKGLISEIIKWQWKLKTFIKLRKNSSLGVVDFNFTDSQGQVLVL